One Longimicrobium sp. DNA window includes the following coding sequences:
- a CDS encoding NUDIX domain-containing protein → MLLRLQPPARGTGVFERGALALRSGGWKMVQNSHCSYCGARFADDAPWPRRCASCGSVAYLNPAPVAVLLQPVEGGLLAIRRAIPPVGRLALPGGYVDVGESWQAAAARELREETGIGIDPAGIREVRVLSAPDGTLLVFGLAPPLCADALPPFTPSPETSERVVLGGPSEEMAFPLHAQVVREYFAGWLRPPC, encoded by the coding sequence ATGTTGCTGCGGCTTCAGCCGCCGGCGAGGGGGACTGGCGTGTTCGAGCGGGGCGCGCTGGCGCTGAGAAGCGGGGGATGGAAGATGGTGCAGAACAGCCACTGCTCGTATTGCGGGGCCCGGTTCGCGGACGATGCTCCGTGGCCGCGGCGCTGCGCGTCGTGCGGCAGCGTTGCGTATCTGAACCCGGCTCCCGTCGCCGTGCTGCTGCAGCCGGTGGAGGGGGGACTGCTCGCCATCCGCCGCGCGATTCCGCCGGTCGGCCGGCTCGCGCTCCCCGGCGGCTACGTGGACGTCGGCGAGAGCTGGCAGGCGGCGGCCGCGCGCGAGCTGCGCGAGGAGACGGGCATCGGCATCGACCCGGCGGGGATCCGCGAGGTGCGCGTACTCTCCGCGCCGGACGGCACGCTGCTGGTGTTCGGCCTGGCGCCGCCGCTGTGCGCGGACGCGCTGCCGCCGTTCACGCCGTCGCCCGAGACGTCGGAGCGGGTCGTGCTCGGCGGGCCATCGGAGGAGATGGCGTTCCCCCTGCATGCGCAGGTCGTGCGCGAATACTTCGCGGGGTGGCTGCGGCCGCCGTGCTGA
- a CDS encoding acyltransferase — protein sequence MLSAVNGLRFVAAAHVMLEHSLRARLLPAPLRAAIGAGYTSATLLLVLSGFILVWVYSGPDGSMTVSRREFWTARFSRIYPLMIVSQLVVLPLWLRSHDWGETWVPLAAGLTGQQAWLPNLAHVLNTPAWTVSLLVLAYGAFPWLLERLRRIPARALPWAMAAVWAVSVAPCVAWPHASGAASRFLFSFPLMRLPEFLFGMLLAKWFLSRPALSARASTRATAGALGMWAAVLAVIGLVPRPVMHNGLLAPVFALLLVGLASGGGALGRVLSRPWLQRLGHAGIAIFLLHLPVIAWIEAMGWYPGATTAASAAVYAAYLAGMLVLAVAATERFVTPVSAWMRRRFAAPRPVAVVLAPPALAIPVAAPTY from the coding sequence GTGCTTTCCGCCGTGAACGGGCTGCGGTTCGTGGCCGCCGCGCACGTGATGCTGGAGCACTCGCTCCGCGCACGGCTGCTCCCGGCGCCGCTGCGCGCCGCCATCGGCGCGGGGTACACCAGCGCCACGCTGCTGCTGGTGCTTTCGGGCTTCATCCTGGTGTGGGTCTACAGCGGCCCGGACGGGTCGATGACCGTCTCGCGGCGGGAGTTCTGGACCGCGCGCTTCTCGCGCATCTACCCGCTGATGATCGTGTCGCAGCTGGTCGTGCTGCCGCTCTGGCTGCGGTCGCACGACTGGGGCGAGACGTGGGTGCCGCTGGCCGCGGGGCTCACCGGGCAGCAGGCGTGGCTCCCGAACCTGGCCCACGTGCTGAACACGCCCGCGTGGACGGTGTCGCTGCTGGTGCTGGCGTACGGTGCCTTCCCCTGGCTGCTGGAGCGCCTCCGCCGCATCCCCGCGCGGGCGCTGCCGTGGGCGATGGCGGCGGTGTGGGCGGTCTCCGTGGCGCCGTGCGTGGCGTGGCCGCACGCGAGCGGGGCGGCGTCGCGCTTCCTCTTCAGCTTCCCGCTGATGCGCCTTCCCGAGTTCCTGTTCGGGATGCTGCTGGCGAAGTGGTTCCTGTCGCGCCCCGCGCTGTCGGCGCGTGCTTCCACCCGGGCGACCGCGGGGGCGCTGGGGATGTGGGCGGCGGTGCTGGCGGTGATCGGCCTGGTGCCGCGCCCGGTGATGCACAACGGGCTGCTGGCGCCGGTGTTCGCGCTGCTGCTGGTCGGGCTGGCCAGCGGAGGCGGCGCGCTGGGGCGGGTGCTCTCGCGGCCGTGGCTGCAGCGGCTGGGGCACGCGGGGATCGCCATCTTCCTCCTGCACCTGCCGGTGATCGCGTGGATCGAGGCGATGGGGTGGTATCCCGGTGCCACGACGGCCGCGAGCGCGGCGGTGTACGCGGCGTATCTCGCGGGGATGCTGGTGCTCGCGGTGGCGGCGACGGAGCGGTTCGTGACGCCGGTCTCGGCCTGGATGCGCCGCCGCTTCGCCGCGCCGCGCCCGGTGGCGGTGGTGCTCGCCCCGCCCGCGCTGGCGATCCCGGTCGCCGCGCCGACGTACTGA